The following are from one region of the Desulfonatronum thiosulfatophilum genome:
- the mtnA gene encoding S-methyl-5-thioribose-1-phosphate isomerase, whose amino-acid sequence MQPHIQFKPESNELHLLDQRLLPRTEEWFVCRNMDDIIFALKEMVIRGAPAIGVTAAYGCCIAAGNADPSSSHWVTDLDRQLTELAQARPTAVNLQWAVNLMRETWNVRPDIQLGELHRMWIAQAEELHRQDDKINREMGRHGAALLQNGDTVMTHCNAGALATGAYGTALGVIRAAVESGKRIHVLANETRPFLQGARLTAYELAQDEIPVTVCCDNAVGLLMAKGMVQAVVVGADRVAANGDAANKIGTYTVAVLAKRHNIPFYVAVPFSTIDFATASGEDIPIEERTPLEVTHIQDRQITPDEVPVLNFAFDVTPAELITALITEKGVIKPGELRNFKS is encoded by the coding sequence ATGCAGCCACATATCCAATTCAAACCCGAATCCAACGAACTTCACCTCCTGGATCAACGCCTGCTGCCGCGGACGGAAGAGTGGTTCGTCTGCCGAAACATGGACGACATTATCTTTGCCCTCAAGGAGATGGTCATCCGGGGGGCGCCGGCCATTGGCGTGACAGCGGCCTACGGGTGCTGCATCGCGGCGGGCAATGCCGATCCGTCCTCCTCCCATTGGGTCACGGATCTGGACCGCCAGTTGACGGAACTTGCCCAAGCTCGGCCTACGGCCGTCAATCTGCAGTGGGCCGTGAACTTGATGCGCGAAACCTGGAACGTCAGGCCGGACATCCAGCTTGGGGAGCTGCATCGGATGTGGATCGCGCAAGCCGAGGAACTGCATCGCCAGGACGACAAGATCAACCGGGAGATGGGTCGACATGGCGCGGCCCTGCTCCAGAACGGCGACACCGTGATGACCCATTGCAACGCCGGAGCCCTGGCCACTGGGGCCTATGGCACAGCCCTGGGCGTGATCCGCGCAGCCGTGGAATCCGGCAAACGTATTCACGTGCTGGCCAATGAAACCCGGCCGTTCTTGCAGGGCGCCCGATTGACCGCCTACGAACTGGCGCAGGATGAAATTCCGGTGACCGTTTGCTGCGACAATGCCGTGGGATTGCTCATGGCCAAAGGGATGGTTCAGGCCGTGGTTGTCGGCGCGGACCGGGTCGCGGCCAATGGCGACGCGGCCAACAAGATCGGGACGTACACCGTGGCCGTGTTGGCCAAACGCCACAACATCCCCTTTTACGTGGCCGTCCCCTTCTCGACCATCGACTTTGCAACGGCTTCGGGTGAGGATATCCCCATCGAGGAGCGGACTCCGCTCGAAGTGACCCACATCCAGGATCGTCAAATCACTCCTGACGAGGTGCCCGTGCTCAATTTTGCTTTTGACGTCACCCCAGCCGAACTGATCACCGCCTTGATAACGGAGAAAGGCGTGATCAAGCCCGGGGAGTTGAGGAATTTCAAATCTTAA